The following proteins come from a genomic window of Candidatus Protochlamydia phocaeensis:
- the rplF gene encoding 50S ribosomal protein L6, whose protein sequence is MSRKGKLPVSIPKGVDVKVSDTEVAVKGPKGSLTQKLVPGVQVKVEGDQIVVSLENDEIAHYHGLYRTLIQNMVQGTTEGFEKKLEMIGVGYRAAVQGDLLDLQLGFSHPTKLQIPKGLTVKVDKNTLIVISGFDKHLVGQFAATVRSKRPPEPYQGKGIRYVGEYVRKKAGKAAAKK, encoded by the coding sequence ATGTCTCGTAAAGGTAAACTTCCCGTTTCTATTCCTAAAGGAGTAGATGTTAAGGTATCTGACACAGAAGTAGCCGTTAAAGGTCCAAAGGGATCTTTGACGCAAAAGCTTGTTCCGGGCGTTCAGGTTAAAGTTGAAGGCGATCAAATCGTTGTTTCTTTGGAAAATGATGAAATCGCTCATTACCATGGCCTTTACCGCACCCTTATTCAAAATATGGTGCAGGGAACAACCGAAGGATTCGAGAAAAAGCTTGAAATGATCGGAGTCGGATACCGTGCAGCTGTTCAAGGAGATCTCTTGGACTTGCAATTAGGCTTTTCTCACCCTACAAAGCTTCAAATTCCAAAAGGGTTGACCGTTAAAGTCGATAAGAACACCCTGATTGTTATTTCTGGATTTGATAAGCATCTCGTAGGACAATTTGCCGCAACAGTACGTAGCAAGCGTCCACCTGAGCCATATCAAGGCAAGGGGATTCGCTATGTAGGTGAATATGTACGTAAGAAAGCAGGTAAGGCTGCTGCTAAGAAGTAA
- the rpsQ gene encoding 30S ribosomal protein S17 — translation MEQEGRGSRKVKKGVVVSNKMQKTVVVKVERTFRHPKYGKVVTRGKKYYAHNESAPLQIGDEVKIMETRPLSKLKRWRVVA, via the coding sequence ATGGAGCAAGAAGGAAGAGGAAGCCGTAAAGTTAAAAAAGGCGTCGTTGTATCCAATAAAATGCAAAAGACTGTTGTTGTAAAAGTAGAGCGTACATTTCGCCATCCTAAATATGGCAAAGTCGTTACACGCGGCAAGAAATATTACGCTCATAATGAATCAGCTCCTTTGCAAATTGGCGACGAAGTTAAAATTATGGAAACACGTCCTTTATCAAAATTAAAGCGTTGGCGTGTTGTTGCGTAG
- the rplX gene encoding 50S ribosomal protein L24, with amino-acid sequence MENTPSKSKKIRKGDKVVAIAGNSRGMIGTVQSRQGDRVIVQGLNVRKKHVKRSQEAPKGRIVEIERPIHVSNLKVCVEGETAAKLKVRTNEQGHRQFVYNKGDQEVVYRSVKKPK; translated from the coding sequence ATGGAAAATACGCCAAGTAAATCAAAAAAGATCCGCAAAGGGGATAAAGTTGTTGCCATTGCTGGTAACAGCCGCGGCATGATAGGTACAGTTCAATCACGTCAAGGAGACAGGGTTATTGTTCAGGGCCTTAATGTTCGCAAAAAGCACGTAAAGCGCAGTCAAGAAGCTCCTAAGGGAAGAATTGTAGAAATTGAAAGACCTATCCATGTTTCAAACTTGAAAGTTTGTGTGGAAGGAGAGACTGCTGCTAAGTTAAAAGTTCGTACGAATGAGCAAGGACATCGCCAATTTGTTTATAACAAAGGCGATCAAGAAGTTGTCTACCGTTCAGTAAAAAAACCTAAGTGA
- the rplN gene encoding 50S ribosomal protein L14, with protein MIQQETELEVADNSGAKRVKCFKVLGGSKRRYAHVGDIVVASVQDAHPEGSVKKGDVVKVVIIRTKSYIKRKDGTKLRFDTNSCVLIDDKKNPRGTRIFGPVAREVRDRDFLKISSLAPEVI; from the coding sequence ATGATTCAACAAGAGACCGAGCTCGAAGTTGCTGATAACTCGGGAGCAAAGCGTGTAAAGTGCTTTAAAGTATTAGGTGGATCAAAGCGTCGCTATGCCCATGTTGGGGACATCGTCGTGGCCTCTGTTCAAGATGCTCATCCGGAAGGAAGCGTCAAGAAAGGGGATGTTGTAAAAGTCGTCATTATCCGGACGAAATCTTACATCAAGCGTAAAGATGGAACAAAGTTGCGTTTTGATACAAATAGCTGTGTTCTTATTGATGATAAGAAGAATCCAAGGGGAACTCGTATCTTTGGACCAGTTGCACGAGAAGTGCGTGACAGAGACTTCTTGAAGATTAGCTCTCTGGCTCCAGAAGTGATTTAA
- the rpsH gene encoding 30S ribosomal protein S8, with protein MAVSDPLADFLTRIRNATKAQHRYVDVNWSKMKQTLAEILKNQGFIENYLVKVDEGQRGTIRLFLKYTNGRRPVIQGLKRISKPGLRKYVGHQDIPRFYGNMGLSIVSTSQGVMAGNEASQRGIGGELLCLIW; from the coding sequence ATGGCAGTCAGTGACCCATTAGCCGATTTCCTCACAAGGATTCGCAACGCCACTAAAGCTCAGCATCGGTATGTAGATGTCAATTGGAGCAAAATGAAGCAGACCCTTGCTGAGATTCTCAAAAATCAAGGATTTATCGAAAATTATCTGGTTAAAGTTGATGAAGGTCAGCGGGGAACGATCCGTTTATTTTTAAAATATACAAATGGTCGTCGGCCTGTTATTCAAGGTTTAAAAAGAATTTCAAAACCCGGTTTGCGCAAATATGTTGGACACCAAGATATTCCTCGCTTTTACGGCAATATGGGCTTATCGATTGTCTCTACCTCTCAAGGTGTGATGGCAGGCAACGAAGCTAGCCAGCGTGGAATTGGTGGTGAACTTCTGTGTTTGATTTGGTAA
- the rplE gene encoding 50S ribosomal protein L5, producing MSRLKKRYLAEVKPELQNKFAYNNPMQIPGLVKVVINMGIAEASKDKNSIQDCVKEMTMLSGQKPVITKAKKAISNFKLREKQPIGVKVTLRGERMYDFIDRFVNIVCPRIRDFRGFPSKCDGMGNYTLGLDDQQIFPEINLDEVKRTQGMHITFVTSAKTDEECIELLRLLGVPFKNLPISVAA from the coding sequence ATGTCTAGGTTAAAGAAGAGATATCTAGCTGAAGTTAAGCCAGAATTGCAAAATAAGTTTGCTTATAACAACCCAATGCAAATTCCTGGTTTAGTGAAAGTCGTGATTAACATGGGAATTGCGGAAGCGTCTAAAGACAAAAATTCTATCCAGGATTGCGTCAAGGAAATGACTATGCTTTCCGGTCAAAAACCTGTTATCACAAAAGCCAAGAAAGCCATTTCTAACTTTAAACTACGCGAAAAGCAACCTATCGGTGTGAAGGTGACTTTGCGTGGTGAAAGAATGTATGATTTTATTGACCGTTTTGTTAATATCGTCTGTCCTCGTATCCGCGACTTTAGAGGCTTTCCTTCAAAGTGCGACGGAATGGGAAATTACACATTGGGTTTGGATGATCAACAAATTTTCCCAGAGATCAATCTAGACGAAGTTAAAAGAACGCAGGGAATGCATATCACATTTGTGACAAGCGCCAAAACAGATGAAGAATGCATTGAGCTATTAAGATTACTTGGCGTTCCATTTAAAAACTTACCGATTTCGGTAGCAGCTTAA